One Dermatophagoides farinae isolate YC_2012a chromosome 6, ASM2471394v1, whole genome shotgun sequence genomic window carries:
- the LOC124493647 gene encoding ubiquitin-conjugating enzyme E2 S, whose amino-acid sequence MSSSNVENLAPNVLRKISKELAELIKTPPEGIKVIPNEEDVSDIQAIVEGPAGTPYQNGAFRVKLLLGKSFPSAPPKGYFQTKIFHPNVSRNGEICVNTLKKDWNENMGIKHILLVIKCLLIVPNPESALNEDAAKLLLEDYDEYYRRAKMITEIHAKRLINCLDDRNCNDNDDDDNNQNSDKNLQNDYNRNNNNNESTTSGDSSSNNKTKSSNNTNDLMPLSKRQANNINTNINPNMIDQQQMKNNRNLQQSKLAQNKHKRTLKRL is encoded by the exons atgtct tcttcaaatgttgaaaatctTGCACCGAATGTATTGAGAAAAATATCGAAAGAATTAGCCGAATTAATAAAAACACCACCAGAAGGTATTAAGGTAATACCGAATGAAGAGGATGTTTCCGATATTCAGGCAATTGTTGAAGGACCAG cTGGTACACCTTACCAGAATGGTGCATTTCGTGTCAAACTTTTACTTGGTAAATCGTTTCCATCGGCTCCACCTAAAGGTTATTTTCagacaaaaatatttcatccaAACGTATCTCGAAATGGTGAAATATGTGTgaatacattgaaaaaagattggaatgaaaatatgGGCATCAAACATATATTATTGGTCATTAAATGTTTGTTAATCGTACCGAATCCAGAATCAGCATTGAATGAAGATGCAGCCAAATTATTACTTgaagattatgatgaatattatcGACGAGCAAAAATGATTACTGAAATTCATGCTAAACGTTTAATAAATTGTCTTGATGATCGAAactgtaatgataatgatgatgatgataataatcagaacagtgataaaaatttacaaaatgattataatagaaataataataataacgaatcaacaacaagtggtgattcatcatccaataataaaacaaaatcttcGAATAATACAAATGATCTAATGCCATTGTCTAAACGACAGGCTAATAATATTAACACAAATATCAATCCAAATATGatcgatcaacaacaaatgaaaaataatcgtAATCTACAGCAATCAAAATTAGcacaaaataaacataaacGAACATTGAAAAGACTATGA
- the Use1 gene encoding vesicle transport protein Use1 — MVIEHRSKNHINIMNLLTKCECRFQQIKDKSDWRLEQYIKSIFQMLEQEEIKTGKLNDELVAAKKKAQFFQGLLDAHSKETILEQYSIINSLQSNSENKTKSETKRIHLTEIANCDKRIKTELLSSTSLLSSDKITDEQENRKPQNTKNKNYDDIVKYHELLQEQVTNEMVVLVRSLKQNLTTSNEIVKKDTELLENTNRFTETNVSNLRKNTDKIREFASAACEYWLWISLTLVIFAFLFMVIFIRLFPKKATIIVINNVAGQSSSETINAYYNNDNNQPRIEL; from the exons ATGGTCATCGAACATAGAAGTAAAAATCATATCAACATTATGAATCTGTTAACGAAATGTGAATGCCGATTTCAACAGATTAAAGATAAATCTGATTGGCGATTAGAGCAG TATATAAAATCTATATTCCAAATGCTTGAACAAGAAGAGATTAAGACCGGTAAACT aaatgatgaattggtAGCAGCGAAAAAGAAGgcacaattttttcaagGATTACTTGATGCCCATTCCAAAGAGACAATATTGGAacaatattcaatcattaattcattgCAATCAAATTcggaaaataaaacaaaatcagaaacaaaacgaatACATCTAACTGAAATAGCTAACTGTGATAAACGAATTAAAACTgaactattatcatcaacatcattattatcatcggaCAAAATAACCGATGAACAGGAAAATCGAAAACCACAAAAtactaaaaacaaaaattatgatgatatcgTTAAATATCATGAATTATTACAAGAACAAGttacaaatgaaatggttGTATTGGTTCGTAgtttaaaacaaaatctaaCCACCAGTAATGAAATTGTTAAAAAAGATACTGAATTATTGGAGAATACTAATCGTTTTACCGAAACAAATGTATCGAATTTACGAAAAAATACGGATAAAATTCGTGAATTTGCCAGCGCTGCTTGTGAATATTGGTTATGGATATCATTAACATTGGTTATATttgcatttttatttatggTTATTTTTATACGATTGTTTCCGAAAAAAGCCACCATTATTGTTATAAATAATGTTGCtggacaatcatcatcggaaaCAATCAATGcctattataataatgataataatcaaccaaGGATAGAATTATGA
- the LOC124493644 gene encoding sorting nexin-29, with protein MSSSNTNNDNLKCQQQQRSLLLDRLDSLITQCHNRFVNRYELATENDSLVTDLLSIIEEIFTHGLLTKRPNKIIGRGNKLLSNILTKNDSNLYFWNYISLFLTEHEVKRFLSLRNIHTDLGRGRAWIRNCLNEHSLEKYFLMIVEDHHEHRQQFYDDWALFLSQDLLNGLPSLFKRINSILFALNIDNADLDRPSLSLSSSPNKFEDDTIVKSLAPIRKNDENDRLVKSMRKKSNLIIIHDNDDDDVDDKYEGPETSVACLARSAPVNSFLIPSSMSTVTQESMIDESNSSETKRSLSSLSLTESEPSKLVLYPISDDVNIVPSSSTNPILDDKYQNDHSNDGYSILCEKIDDLQKTRDRLTKENNLLNIQMKKYIATIELLKYNKCTIQSQPETYQQQQSSSHHSDYLNHTIEDYQKKLIQVSEMHGEIVEFNEHLYKVIQIKDAIIARLRNELIELRGPLPDQDEVISISTELESNTHSLQSLPQPLIHVWIPTAFLSGGFKGKSHHIYQIYVRIKDEEWNVYRRYSQFYSLYRLLKNQYPTTARFEFPPKKAIGNKDSRVVQERRKKLECYLRNVINHIQLQHMDINNKEKFTTILPFLSDKYFLQDRSQSESNLHQHHQQQQQQQQQQQQQSSTRNYLGF; from the exons ATGTCTtcatcaaatacaaacaatgataaccttaaatgtcaacaacaacaacgtagTCTACTTCTCGATCGATTAGATTCATTGATAACGCAG TGTCATAATCGTTTTGTTAATCGTTATGAATTAGCCActgaaaatgattcattagTAACAGATCTTTTATCGAtaattgaagaaattttcaCTCATGGATTGTTGACAAAAAGaccaaataaaattattggaCGTGGAAA CAAATTATTGAGCAATATTCTTACCAAGAATGATTCAAACCTGTATTTTTGGAATTATATTAGTTTATTTCTTACCGAACATGAAGTAAAACGATTTTTATCACTTCGTAATATCCATACag ATCTAGGTCGAGGACGTGCATGGATCCGTAATTGTTTAAATGAACATTCGttggaaaaatatttccTAATGATCGTTGAAGACCATCAtgaacatcgacaacaattttatgatgattgggCCTTATTTTTATCTCAGGATCTACTTAATGGATTGCCTTCATTATTTAAAcgtataaattcaattctctTTGCCctaaatattgataatgcAGATCTGGATAGgccatcattgtcattgtcatcatcaccaaataaATTCGAAGATGATACGATAGTCAAATCTTTGGCACCgattagaaaaaatgatgaaaatgatcgtTTAGTAAAATCGATGAGAAAAAAGAGcaatttgatcataatacatgataatgatgatgatgatgttgatgataaatatgaaGGTCCAGAAACTTCTGTTGCTTGCCTTGCTCGAAGTGCACCAGTCAATTCATTTCTTATACCTTCAAGTATGTCAACAGTAACTCAggaatcaatgattgatgaatcgaATTCATCTGAAACTAAACGaagtttatcatcattatctctAACTGAATCTGAACCATCAAAATTAGTTCTTTATCCAATATCTGATGATGTCAATATTGTACCATCGTCATCGACGAATCCAATTCTAGATGataaatatcaaaatgatcattccAACGATGGTTATTCTAttttatgtgaaaaaattgatgatttacaaAAAACTCGAGATCGTCTGACAAAAGAGAATAATTTGCTCAATAttcagatgaaaaaatatatagcaacaattgaattgcttaaatataataaatgtaCAATTCAATCACAACCAGAAACatatcagcaacaacaatcatcatcccATCATAGTGATTATTTAAATCATACAATCGAAGattatcagaaaaaattgattcaagtTTCTGAAATGCATGGTGAAATTGTAGAATTTAATGAACATCTATATAAAGTAATACAGATTAAAGATGCAATCATTGCTAGATtaagaaatgaattgatcgaATTACGAGGTCCT TTACCTGATCAGGATGAAGTAATAAGCATATCAACGGAATTAGAATCGAATACTCATTCATTGCAATCATTACCACAACCATTGATACATGTATGGATACCAACGGCATTTTTATCCGGTGGTTTCAAGGGAAAATCACATCACATCTATCAGATTTATGTACGAATTAAAGATGAAGAATGGAATGTTTATCGACGATATTCACAATTTTATAGCCTTTATAGGttattaaaaaatcaatatccaACAACGGCAAGATTTGAATTTCCACCGAAAAAAGCAATCGGTAATAAAGATTCACGTGTCGTACAGGAACGTCGTAAGAAATTGGAATGCTATCTACGTAATGTAATCAATCATATACAGTTACAGCATATggatattaataataaagaaaaatttacaacCATTTTGCCTTTTCTTAG TGACAAATATTTCCTACAGGATCGATCACAATCAGAATCGAATcttcatcagcatcatcaacaacaacaacagcagcagcagcagcaacaacaacaatctagTACAAGAAATTATCTGGGATTCTAG
- the Josd gene encoding josephin domain containing: protein MSANKMNDPDSNDVKNDDDIKNVLVNNVKMTNKVNIYHEKQSRQLCALHALNNLFQNSNAFTKNDLDSIAETLSPSSLILFNPHKSTFGFGNYDVNVILMALQNKNYEAVWFNKKKDPKQLNLNVIFGFILNIPNDCDFWKNALTFFTSSRRHWIAVRKFDSQYYNLDSKLKEPITIGQEENLFNFLQTNLTEKNAEVFVIVTKEIAQQNNWYNEMTNDHHH from the exons ATGTCGGCCAACAAAATGAACGATCCGGATTCGAATGAtgttaaaaatgatgatgatatcaaaaATGTGCTTGTAAATAATgtaaaaatgacaaacaaagtCAATATTTATCATGAAAAACAAAGTCGCCAACTTTGTGCATTACAtgcattgaataatttatttcaaaattcgaATGCTTTCACTAAAAATGATCTCGATTCAATTGCCGAaacattatcaccatcatcgttgaTATTGTTCAATCCGCATAAATCAACATTCGGTTTCGGTAATTATGATGTCAATGTTATATTGATGGCAttacagaataaaaattacGAAGCCGTATGGTTCAATAAGAAAAa agatccaaaacaattgaatctgAATGTTATATTTGGTTTCATTCTAAATATTCCAAATGACTGtgatttttggaaaaatgCATTGACATTTTTCACATCATCTCGACGACATTGGATTGCTGTCAGAAAATTTGACTCACAATATTATAATTTAGATTCCAAATTGAAAGAACCAATCACAATTGGCCAG gaggaaaatttgttcaattttttgcaGACAAATCTGACCGAAAAGAATGCGGAAGTATTCGTAATTGTCACGAAAGAAATAGctcaacaaaataattggtataatgaaatgacaaatgaccatcatcattga
- the LOC124493645 gene encoding uncharacterized protein LOC124493645, with protein sequence MDESNNGSGVCVCVCVCVREGDRKFISFYSIYKQRMGNVYRIYLCACLFGWITATHDCVCHHHHHCFEIFFFLKNENMDLLSSTSSSINNMNGEDGDKMALKNVTEIKEWISLRLEELEEKNQLLKKENKKVNAELSKLKERYVMKKSFTPEAPRRRYMTNKQQQQQQRQQHNNRYYLKKQNFSTSSTSTSTSSSSSSSSSSDSSDEDILLSSTTTTRPLRKNQQKMNKYRSSKNPRHNRSMTTTTKSSSLDRKLTKMNKWKKSTNKNNNNPRIYDDDDDYKKQNYFKINSNNNYGHDDDDVIGQKKPPTPPLHRLPSWESRIYEIANNGIIQSTLSTPVQHDVQFFKRNDFEKRNNNNDNHNYNNINDHHQIQNKWYENDSSEAIINQQQQRQQHHCSQFQQPKTHFLSSSSSLDYNNSSNIMSQAMVNRNVGSENESRPFLLPTTTTTTFINRLQQQQHHSIASNVTTSSGNETDSTMTATITAMANKVTAATNELLLKSSPSSSSSSTATTTTTTKPKQHSLLRKNHHDFNDQIKYSSRAATLTTFEVDHHHHHYRFLEDSFEKLKIASNLTPSQQALFGVVSSSTALNDNKLEKSGYLFKLSGKFKVWKKRWFILKDGNLFYFKRKNDTGLDNNNNDNDKDNTPTKKSKKTKPKGKIVLDQNCSLIRSKDLRFHLSYQDGQRTIHLAAETNDSYNEWLRAIGQTLTINNILKLQDNQVPIIENYLIKVRFGHSIKSWTALYNHHLVYFNNPFEKIPIGYTSLKDSDIQEIQVPDAEDNVLIYDDIKKNVHYSISIHPKGDNNNEPIYLVFMNKQDFSLWYYHLKLAFDENNVPKTAFENLLITLLNIESNCNSKEEFYSHEIWNSSLLTFSNDDNIIEPLISLYNAELKRESLKLFRSIHLFITVPIESNAIDYHITLIQNSLQVCLDHPELQAELYYQLIKQSSPNIMMDYRLTFPHSSNNQSRTFWCAPHSLFKCDDITSPPEPVPKSPSSQKDSSLFLQCLQFLSTTISLFLPQNQVLWLLKHHINRFKTESTELGKYFLYCERALGRVLMNGPRRKIPSRMEVLSIIQRNPYQHSMPHSIPVHFANNSYQVIGFDGSTTVSEFIRQINLESGIRDNLYSGFALYSDDPIEKDVEHLLDPSEKLADAISNWESTMRKYNLGKFEPTKIIKLTYKHRLCLKRHFKNETDKERLIWIYEINNEVINNRFPVTYDLAIELMSLMIQIEYGNYRNYNNNVEQIWKQAVIRFLPEKFHNKNGFNEIVTQRWIELCDRSLLDCVRIYLNCTRKWNLCGYQLFESTIFNCLKYDDLASLYLYKFFRNHSAIWIAIGEDFIELLEHDSFHSILQISYRNVLNYGYLKSYFTLTIDQNCLNELLSMETLKSDNVTFRNQMLNKHGHPLFFQLSEQKIIQITTLISDYIDLLLNDDDRIHPSQVIEHNLIPPQNPHLDDNTIKEFIVTQKIPPILLDESDNSNDKAITREEFLQASLKQNEKQKMIQEAILHSWKGYHEYAWGQDMLKPITRKGKNWFGIGLTILDSLDTLLIAGLENEFQQALNWIKHELTFEVNENVNCFETTIRALAGLTSAYHICKEKILLEKAIDLGNRLIHCFDSPSKTVPFSDVNLKSKISKSPVYMPESSMSEVSTVQLEFRDLSYETNDKSYEEKSFATSKYIHELIQKRKNYLLPMYINPLSGNLMSSTITLGARADSYYEYLYKQYVQTKIEFLLDDYIRSIDAIKDRLVATTQGELKLLYIGEIINSDPQSIHPKMDHLVCFLSGTLALGYYHEHLRPFHKSGIANETFISHLKLAEDLARTCHYMYNLTETGLAPEIAYFGINDKQHEYYIQPRDTHNLLRPEFVESLFFLYHITGNQKYRDWGMQVFNAFEKFTRVNSGGYTTINDVRHPKNVKPKDLMESFWLAETLKYLYLLFMDDHKIVRKLLNNYVFNTEGHILPRRV encoded by the exons atggaTGAATCCAATAATGGATCGggtgtatgcgtgtgtgtgtgtgtgtgtgtgcgtgaaGGGGATcggaaattcatttcattttactctatatataaacaaaGAATGGGGAATGTGTATAGAATTTatttgtgtgcgtgtttaTTTGGATGGATCACCGCGACTCACGATtgtgtttgtcatcatcatcatcattgttttgaaatttttttttttttgaaaaacgaaaatatggatttattatcatcaacatcatcatcaataaacaaTATGAATGGTGAGGATGGCGATAAAATGGCATTGAAAAATGTGACCGAAATTAAAGAATGGATATCATTACGTTTGGAAGAATtggaggaaaaaaatcaactattgaaaaaggaaaataaaaaagtgaATGCAGAATTATCGAAATTAAAAGAACGttatgtaatgaaaaaatcatttacacCTGAAGCACCTAGACGACGATATAtgacaaataaacaacaacaacaacaacaacgccaacaacataataatcgatattatttgaaaaaacaaaatttttccacaTCATCTACGtcaacatcgacatcatcatcatcatcgtcgtcatcgtcgtcagATAGTTCGGATGAGGATATTCTTTTATCATccacgacaacaacaagaccACTGCGtaaaaaccaacaaaaaatgaataaatatcgatcatcaaaaaatccTCGCCACAATCgatcaatgacaacaactacaaaaTCCAGTAGTCTTGATCGAAAATTGactaaaatgaataaatggaaaaaatcaacaaataaaaataataataatccacgaatttatgatgatgatgatgattataaaaaacaaaattatttcaaaattaattcgaataataattatggccatgatgatgatgatgttattggCCAAAAGAAGCCTCCCACACCACCATTACATCGTTTACCATCTTGGGAATCACGTATCTATGAAATAGCCAATAATGGCATCATACAAAGTACATTGTCAACACCAGTACAACATGATgtacaattttttaaaagaaatgattttgaaaaaagaaacaataataatgataatcataattataacaatatcaacgatcatcatcagattcaaaacaaatggtatgaaaatgattcaagCGAAGCGATcataaatcaacaacaacaacgacaacaacaccatTGTAGCCAATTTCAGCAACCGAAAAcacattttttatcatcatcatcatcattggactACAACAACAGTAGCAACATAATGTCACAGGCAATGGTTAATAGAAATGTCGgaagtgaaaatgaaagtCGTCCATTTTTGTtaccgacaacaacaacaacaacattcatcaacagactacagcaacaacaacatcattcgATAGCAAGTAATGTGACCACATCAAGTGGAAATGAAACCGATTCAACAATGACGGCGACAATTACAGCTATGGCTAATAAAGTTACAGCtgcaacaaatgaattgttgttgaaatcatcaccatcatcatcatcatcatcgacggcaacaacaacaacaacaacgaaaccGAAGCAACATTCACTATTGCGAAAAAATCACCACGATTttaatgatcaaataaaatattcatcacgGGCAGCAACCTTAACAACATTCGAagtcgatcatcatcatcatcattatcgttttcTTGaagattcatttgaaaaattgaaaattgccTCAAATCTAACACCATCACAACAAGCTTTGTTTGGCgttgtatcatcatcgacagcATTGAATGACAATAAACTTGAAAAATCAGGCTATCTATTCAAACTGTCCGGAAAATTCAAAGTATGGAAAAAACGATGGTTCATATTGAAAGATGgaaatcttttttattttaaacgTAAAAATGACACTGGCctagataataataataacgataacgATAAAGATAATACGCCAACAAAAAAGTCGAAAAAGACAAAGCCAAAAGGCAAAATTGTATTGGATcaaaattgttcattgattCGATCAAAAGATCTTCGATTTCATTTGTCCTATCAAGATGGCCAACGTACAATTCATTTGGCTGCCGAAACGAATGATTCATACAATGAATGGCTTCGTGCTATTGGCCAAACATTGACTATAAacaatattttaaaattacaAGATAATCAAGTgccaatcattgaaaattatctaATCAAAGTACGATTTGgacattcaatcaaatcatggACAGcattatataatcatcatcttgtttattttaataatccatttgaaaaaattccaatcgGTTATACTAGTCTAAAAGATAGCGACATACAAGAGATTCAAGTTCCGGATGCTGAAGATAATGTTCTTatctatgatgatattaaaaaaaatgttcattattcaatatcGATTCATCCAAaaggtgataataataatgaaccaaTATATCTTGTATTTATGAATAAACAAGATTTTAGTCTATGGTATTATCATCTGAAATTAGCattcgatgaaaataatgtacCAAAAACGGCATTCGAAAATCTACTTATTAcattattgaatattgaatccAATTGTAATTCAAAagaagaattttattcacaCGAAATATGGAATAGTTCATTGttaacattttcaaatgatgacaacattATCGAAccattgatttcattataCAATGCAGAATTGAAACGTGAATCATTGAAACTATTTCGATCCATACATCTATTCATTACGGTACCAATTGAATCGAACgcaattgattatcatataACATTGATACAAAATTCTCTACAAGTTTGTCTGGATCATCCAGAATTACAAGCTGAactttattatcaattaatcaaacaaaGTTCACCGAATATTATGATGGATTATCGATTAACATTTCCTCATTCTTCCAACAATCAATCACGTACATTTTGGTGCGCACctcattcattatttaaatGTGATGATATCACATCACCACCGGAACCGGTACCTAAATCACCTTCATCACAAAAAGATTCTTCACTATTTTTACAATGTTTACAATTTCTATCTACAActatttcattgtttttaccACAAAATCAAGTTCTTTGGCTACTTAAACATCATATTAATCGATTTAAAACCGAATCAACTGAATTgggaaaatattttctttattgtGAACGAGCATTAGGACGAGTATTGATGAATGGACCACGACGAAAAATACCATCACGAATGGAAGTactttcaatcattcaacgTAATCCTTATCAACATTCGATGCCACATTCAATACCGGTACATTTTGCCAATAATTCCTACCAAGTTATTGGATTTGATGGTTCAACAACTGTTTCGGAATTTATTCGACAAATTAATTTAGAATCCGGTATTCGAGATAATCTTTATTCTGGATTTGCATTATATAGTGACGATCCTATTGAAAAAGATGTTGAACATCTTTTGGATCCATCTGAAAAACTTGCCGATGCAATTTCCAATTGGGAATCAACAATGCGTAAATATAATCTGGGCAAATTTGAgccaacaaaaataattaaacTTACATACAAACATCGACTATGTTTGAAACGACATTTTAAAAACGAAACAGACAAAGAACGGTTGATATGGATCTatgaaataaacaatgaGGTCATCAACAATCGTTTCCCAGTGACATATGATTTAGCCATTGAATTGATGTCgttaatgattcaaattgagTATGGTAATTATCGAAATTATAACAACAATGTCGAACAAATTTGGAAACAGGCAGTGATTCGTTTTTTGCCCGAAAAATTTCACAACAAAAATGGTTTCAATGAGATCGTGACGCAACGTTGGATCGAACTATGTGATAGATCGTTGTTGGATTGTGTGAGAATCTATCTGAATTGTACACGGAAATGGAATCTGTGTGGATATCAATTGTTTGAGTCTACTATTTTTAATTGTCTCAAATACGATGATCTAGCCAGTCTGTATCTGTATAAATTTTTCCGTAATCATTCAGCCATTTGGATTGCAATTGGTGAAGATTTTATCGAACTACTTGAACATGATTcgtttcattcgattctaCAGATATCATATAGAAATGTTCTCAATTATGGCTATCTTAAATCCTATTTTACATTAActattgatcaaaattgcctaaatgaattattatcaatggaaACATTGAAATCTGATAATGTTACATTCCGTAATCAAATGTTGAACAAACATGGAcatccattattttttcaattatctgaacagaaaattattcaaattacaaCACTTATATCtgattatat tgatttactgttaaatgatgatgatcgtattCATCCCTCACAAGTCATTGAACATAATTTAATTCCACCACAAAATCCGCACTTGGATGATAATACaatcaaagaatttattgTGACACAAAAAATACCACCCATTTTGCTTGATGAAAGCGATAATAGTAATGATAAAGCAATAACCCGTGAAGAATTTCTTCAAGCTTCACTCAAACAaaatgagaaacaaaaaatgattcaagaaGCCATATTACATTCATGGAAAGGTTATCATGAATATGCATGGGGCCAAGATATGTTGAAACCGATCACTAGAAAAGGTAAAAATTGGTTCGGTATCGGTTTGACCATTTTAGATTCGCTCGATACTTTGCTGATTGCTGGCCTGGAAAAtg AATTTCAACAAGCTCTAAACTGGATTAAACATGAACTTACATTCgaagtgaatgaaaatgtgaaTTGTTTTGAAACAACTATCCGTGCCTTAG CTGGACTAACGTCAGCGTATCATAtttgcaaagaaaaaattttactcGAGAAAGCCATAGATCTAGGCAATCGtttgattcattgttttgattcacCAAGCAAAACGGTTCCTTTTAGTGATGTCAATCTTAAAAGTAAAATCTCTAAATCACCAGTTTATATGCCAGAATCATCAATGTCGGAAGTATCCACTGTACAGCTAGAATTTCGTGATCTATcttatgaaacaaatgacaaatcATATGAAGAGAAATCATTTGCAACATCAAAATATATTCACgaattaattcaaaaacGTAAAAATTATTTGCTGCCAATGTATATAAATCCTCTTTCGGGAAATCTAATGTCTTCCACCATAACACTTGGTGCTCGTGCTGATTCATATTACGAATATCTTTACAAACAATatgttcaaacaaaaatcgaattcTTACTCGATGATTATattcgatcgatcgatgcCATTAAAGATCGATTGGTGGCCACAACTCAAGGTGAACTAAAATTACTATATATAGGCGAAATTATAAACAGCGATccacaatcaattcatccaaaaatggatcatcttgtttgttttctgtcCGGTACATTAGCATTAGGATATTATCATGAACATTTACGTCCATTTCATAAATCGGGTATTGCGAATGAAACATTTATTAGTCATTTAAAATTAGCTGAAGATTTAGCTCGTACGTGCCATTATATGTATAATCTAACTGAAACTGGTTTGGCACCGGAAATCGCATATTTCGGAATCAATGATAAACAGCATGAATATTATATCCAACCAAGAGATACCCATAATTTATTACGTCCAGAATTTGTTGaatcgttattttttctttatcataTAACTGGCAATCAAAAATATCGTGATTGGGGTATGCAAGTATTCAAtgcatttgaaaaatttacccGTGTAAATTCCGGTGGTTAtacaacaataaatgatgtCCGTCATCCAAAAAATGTTAAACCAAAAGATTTAATGGAATCTTTTTGGTTGGCAGAAACTCTTAAATATctgtatttattatttatggaTGACCATAAGATTGTACGTAAATTGTTAAACAATTATGTATTCAATACTGAAGGTCATATTTTACCACGAAGAGTGtag
- the LOC124493648 gene encoding uncharacterized protein LOC124493648 encodes MDNNVLNLLLAKYSEHINQLDSNTFQKLFKLVFEHFHHCITINIGRGNQLVSDNNHHNQQQQQQQLAFTHSDLTLSTLTTVGVSGDHHHHHHYNNNDDDDNNNNDQLGKLLQNSTLANIDNINIIAKSLLNLYYECARSNAKSRTVKNILTEVGWSEEKQTIFIEHWHQNATEIFDILKTKSFNSSAEYLLKNVDRKIKILTDHSNTSKPKLPLGEINFEFNDSHNLTLNFNHSELLNFYDQIEQIQNKIDKLYK; translated from the exons ATGGATAATAATGT GCTAAACTTGTTGCTGGCAAAATATTCAGAACACATAAATCAGTTGGATTCAAATACATTCCAAAAGTTGTTCAAGCTGGtatttgaacattttcatcattgtatcaCGATCAACATTGGTCGCGGAAATCAACTCGTtagtgataataatcatcataatcaacaacaacaacaacaacaacttgcTTTCACTCATTCGGACCTTACACTTTCTACATTAACTACTGTTGGTGTTAGTggcgatcatcatcatcatcatcattataataataatgatgatgatgataataataataatgatcaacttGGAAAACTTCTTCAAAATTCTACATTAGCCAATATTGATAACATTAATATTATTGccaaatcattattgaatttatattaTGAATGTGCTCGATCAAATGCTAAATCTAGAACggtgaaaaatattcttaCTGAAGTCGGTTGGTCTGAAGAAAagcaaacaattttcattgaacatTGGCATCAAAATGCAACGGAAATTTTCGATATtctcaaaacaaaatcattcaattcatcggctgaatatttattgaaaaatgttgatcgtaaaatcaaaattctaaCTGACCATTCAAATACATCGAAACCAAAATTACCATTGGGTGAAATTAATTTCGAATTCAATGATAGCCATAAtttaacattgaattttaatcattctgaattgttaaatttttatgatcAAATCGAACAAATTCAGAATAAAATCGACAAACTTtataaataa